The following proteins come from a genomic window of Varunaivibrio sulfuroxidans:
- the clpB gene encoding ATP-dependent chaperone ClpB codes for MDFEKYTERSRGFIQSAQTMAQRAGHQQLTPVHLLKVLLDDDEGLCAKLIDAAGGQSKKALKAVEAALAKMPTVEGGGAGQVYLAQETARLFEQAEKVAQKAGDSYVTVERLLLAMVLAQGTQVGNILKDAGLDPQGLNRAIEDIRKGRKADSASAEDQYDALKKYARDLTAAAAEGKIDPVIGRDEEIRRTIQVLSRRTKNNPVLIGEPGVGKTAIVEGLAMRIVQGDVPENLKNKTLMVLDLGALVAGAKYRGEFEERLKAVLGEVTAAAGEIVLFIDEMHTLVGAGASEGSMDASNLIKPALARGELHCVGATTLNEYRKYVEKDAALARRFQPVFVSEPSVEDTISILRGIKEKYELHHGVRISDGALVSAATLSNRYIQDRFLPDKAIDLMDEASSRLRMEVDSKPEALDELDRRIIQLKIEREAIKKEKDDASRARLKTLNEELEGLEGRSAAMTEEWTSEKSALADATKIKEELDRTRIELDKAMREGRYEKVGELQYDAIPMLEKKLAESEQRGEGHILEEAVMPEHIASVVSRWTGIPVDKMLQGEREKLLGMEDNLRRRVVGQNEALVAVSNAVRRARAGLQDANRPIGSFLFLGPTGVGKTELTKALAEFLFDDETAMVRIDMSEYMEKHAVARLIGAPPGYVGYEEGGGLTEAVRRRPYQVILFDEIEKAHPDVFNVLLQVLDDGRLTDGQGRTVDFRNTMIVMTSNLGGEILANQEEGRDSGEVRSQVMDIVRRAFRPEFLNRLDEVILFHRLFRENMNAIVDIQLGHLRDLLAERKMTLELSPDAVNWLADKGYDPMYGARPLKRVIQSALQNALAGMILEGKIADGDAIRVDVDGGGLSVNGEHLRAA; via the coding sequence ATGGATTTTGAAAAATACACCGAACGCTCGCGGGGTTTTATCCAATCGGCGCAGACGATGGCGCAGCGCGCGGGCCATCAGCAATTGACGCCCGTGCACCTGCTGAAGGTGCTTCTCGATGATGACGAGGGGTTATGCGCCAAGTTGATCGACGCCGCCGGCGGGCAGTCGAAAAAGGCCCTGAAGGCGGTCGAGGCGGCATTGGCCAAGATGCCCACCGTCGAAGGCGGTGGGGCGGGGCAGGTGTACCTCGCCCAGGAAACGGCGCGCCTGTTCGAGCAGGCCGAAAAAGTCGCGCAAAAAGCCGGTGACAGCTACGTCACCGTGGAGCGCCTTTTGCTGGCGATGGTCCTCGCCCAGGGGACGCAAGTCGGCAACATCCTGAAGGACGCCGGTCTCGACCCGCAAGGCCTGAACCGGGCGATCGAAGACATCCGCAAGGGGCGCAAGGCCGACAGCGCCTCGGCCGAGGACCAGTACGACGCCCTCAAGAAATACGCCCGCGACCTGACGGCGGCGGCGGCGGAAGGCAAAATCGATCCGGTGATCGGTCGTGACGAGGAGATTCGCCGCACCATCCAGGTGTTGTCGCGGCGCACCAAGAACAACCCGGTCCTGATCGGCGAGCCCGGCGTTGGCAAGACCGCCATCGTCGAAGGGCTGGCGATGCGCATCGTCCAAGGCGACGTGCCGGAAAACCTGAAAAACAAAACCCTGATGGTGCTCGACCTGGGCGCCCTGGTCGCCGGGGCCAAATACCGCGGCGAGTTCGAGGAGCGCCTGAAGGCCGTCCTCGGCGAAGTCACCGCGGCGGCGGGCGAGATCGTCCTGTTTATCGACGAGATGCACACCCTGGTCGGCGCCGGGGCGAGCGAGGGGTCGATGGACGCCTCCAACCTGATCAAGCCCGCCCTGGCGCGCGGCGAACTGCATTGCGTCGGCGCCACGACATTGAACGAATATCGCAAATATGTCGAGAAAGACGCCGCCCTGGCGCGCCGCTTCCAGCCGGTGTTCGTCAGCGAGCCCAGCGTCGAGGACACCATTTCCATTTTGCGTGGGATCAAGGAAAAATACGAACTGCATCACGGCGTCAGGATCTCCGACGGCGCCCTGGTGTCGGCGGCGACCCTGTCCAACCGCTATATCCAGGACCGCTTTCTGCCCGACAAGGCGATCGACCTGATGGACGAGGCTTCCTCGCGCCTGCGCATGGAGGTGGACTCCAAGCCCGAGGCGTTGGACGAACTGGACCGGCGCATCATCCAGCTGAAAATCGAACGCGAGGCGATCAAAAAGGAAAAAGACGACGCCTCGCGCGCGCGCTTGAAAACCCTGAACGAGGAACTTGAGGGGTTGGAGGGCCGTTCGGCGGCCATGACCGAGGAATGGACCAGCGAAAAATCGGCCCTGGCCGACGCCACCAAGATTAAGGAGGAATTGGATCGTACGCGCATCGAACTGGACAAGGCGATGCGCGAGGGACGCTACGAAAAAGTCGGTGAGTTGCAATACGACGCCATTCCCATGCTTGAGAAAAAACTCGCCGAAAGCGAACAGCGCGGCGAAGGGCATATCTTGGAAGAGGCGGTAATGCCCGAACACATCGCCTCGGTGGTGTCGCGTTGGACCGGGATTCCCGTCGATAAAATGCTTCAGGGCGAGCGCGAAAAGCTGCTCGGCATGGAAGACAACCTGCGCCGTCGCGTGGTCGGGCAGAACGAGGCTCTCGTCGCCGTCTCCAACGCGGTGCGCCGCGCCCGCGCCGGCCTGCAAGACGCCAATCGTCCGATCGGATCGTTCTTGTTCCTGGGTCCGACCGGCGTCGGCAAGACCGAATTGACCAAGGCGTTGGCCGAATTCTTGTTCGACGATGAAACCGCGATGGTGCGCATCGACATGTCGGAATACATGGAAAAGCACGCCGTCGCGCGGCTGATCGGCGCGCCGCCGGGCTACGTCGGTTATGAAGAAGGCGGCGGCCTGACCGAAGCGGTGCGCCGCCGGCCCTATCAGGTGATCTTGTTCGATGAAATCGAAAAGGCCCACCCCGACGTCTTCAACGTGCTGTTGCAGGTGCTGGACGACGGCCGCCTGACCGACGGACAGGGCCGCACCGTCGATTTTCGCAACACCATGATCGTGATGACCTCCAATCTGGGCGGCGAGATTCTCGCCAATCAGGAAGAAGGGCGCGATTCGGGTGAAGTGCGCAGTCAGGTCATGGACATCGTGCGCCGCGCCTTCCGTCCCGAATTTCTCAATCGCCTGGACGAGGTTATTTTGTTCCATCGCCTGTTCCGCGAGAACATGAACGCGATCGTCGATATCCAGCTTGGCCATTTGCGCGACCTGCTGGCTGAACGCAAAATGACGCTGGAGCTTAGCCCCGACGCGGTAAATTGGTTGGCCGACAAGGGCTACGATCCGATGTATGGCGCGCGCCCGCTCAAGAGGGTGATTCAAAGCGCATTGCAGAACGCTCTCGCCGGCATGATCCTGGAGGGCAAGATCGCCGACGGCGATGCGATCCGCGTTGATGTCGATGGCGGGGGGTTGTCGGTGAACGGAGAACATCTCCGGGCCGCCTGA
- a CDS encoding MOSC domain-containing protein, with the protein MHLTDIFRHPVKSLTSERLERTALTVGRGIPEDRRFALAYSSSRVKGSKIDWLSKKNFLVLVRIARLAALHAQFDAQSGVLTISRAAHKVACGDITTALGRAVIEDFFAAFLKQDITGKPKLVEARDISFFDNAKAPISLLNRASVRDLERVVGAAVDPRRFRANLVFESTEPWCERTWIGKTIHIAGARLKITEQIGRCAATSIDPESGEADLNILKSLKRGFNHTQMGVYAEVVEGGEIAPGETLTVETTSGA; encoded by the coding sequence ATGCACCTTACAGATATTTTTCGTCATCCGGTCAAGAGCCTAACGTCCGAGCGCCTGGAGCGCACCGCGCTGACGGTCGGACGAGGCATTCCCGAGGATCGCCGCTTCGCCCTCGCCTATTCCTCGTCCCGGGTCAAGGGGTCGAAAATCGACTGGCTGTCGAAGAAAAATTTCCTGGTCTTGGTGCGGATCGCCCGGCTCGCTGCGCTGCACGCCCAGTTCGACGCCCAAAGCGGCGTGCTCACCATCAGTCGCGCCGCGCACAAGGTCGCTTGCGGCGACATCACCACCGCCTTGGGACGCGCCGTGATCGAGGACTTTTTCGCCGCCTTCCTCAAGCAAGACATCACCGGAAAGCCGAAACTGGTCGAGGCCCGCGACATCTCGTTTTTCGATAACGCCAAGGCCCCGATTTCCCTGCTCAACCGCGCCAGCGTCCGCGATCTCGAACGGGTCGTCGGCGCCGCGGTCGATCCGCGGCGTTTCCGCGCCAACCTTGTTTTCGAGAGCACAGAACCATGGTGTGAAAGGACGTGGATCGGAAAAACCATCCACATCGCAGGGGCGCGCCTTAAAATCACCGAACAGATCGGGCGCTGCGCGGCGACATCGATCGACCCCGAAAGTGGGGAGGCCGATTTGAATATCCTAAAATCCCTAAAACGCGGCTTTAACCACACCCAAATGGGCGTCTACGCCGAGGTCGTCGAAGGCGGCGAGATCGCGCCTGGGGAGACCCTCACCGTCGAGACGACTTCCGGCGCGTAA
- a CDS encoding DUF4167 domain-containing protein, with translation MKQGSNPRRSRSRGNGRRNGSAPRNSVYDSNGPDCRVRGSAQQVLDKYLQLGRDAHSAGDRVAAEAYFQFAEHYYRILNANAASDDRSSRPERAQQNVPGNGGDGGTFDGDDEDGGVSSGRDSRSATTSDGDAANGGATSAPIEEEGDRTPAAKPRGRPRTREKSPRPPAVQKGAQDQQDAASGAADAVQVKEIPIKPTRRGRRKKVSEQDAEVPAGDAKEQISA, from the coding sequence ATGAAGCAAGGATCTAACCCCAGGCGTTCGCGTTCCCGTGGTAATGGCCGTCGTAACGGCAGTGCGCCGCGTAACTCCGTCTATGACAGCAATGGACCGGATTGTAGAGTGCGCGGTTCCGCGCAGCAGGTTCTGGATAAGTATCTCCAGTTGGGCCGCGACGCCCATTCAGCAGGCGACCGGGTCGCCGCGGAAGCCTATTTTCAGTTTGCCGAGCATTATTATCGGATTTTGAATGCGAACGCGGCCTCCGACGATCGCTCGTCGCGTCCGGAACGGGCCCAACAAAACGTTCCCGGAAACGGCGGCGATGGGGGGACTTTCGACGGTGACGATGAGGACGGCGGTGTTTCGTCCGGCCGGGATTCCCGCTCGGCGACGACGTCCGATGGCGACGCGGCGAACGGCGGCGCGACGAGCGCCCCGATAGAGGAAGAAGGCGATCGCACCCCGGCGGCAAAACCGAGGGGACGTCCGCGGACCCGGGAAAAAAGTCCGCGTCCGCCGGCCGTTCAAAAGGGCGCGCAGGACCAACAGGACGCGGCGAGCGGCGCCGCGGATGCCGTTCAGGTCAAGGAAATTCCGATTAAACCGACGCGCCGCGGGCGACGCAAGAAAGTCTCCGAGCAGGACGCCGAGGTTCCGGCGGGCGATGCGAAAGAACAAATCTCGGCCTAA
- the prmC gene encoding peptide chain release factor N(5)-glutamine methyltransferase, which produces MTRIGEAFKDATDKLRAAGIDSARLDARLLVAQAVGGAPTMVLSAREREMTAAQSAVLAASLRRRRAREPMAHILGEREFWSLPFKITAHTLIPRADSETLIAAALRDAPGDGAGIRILDIGVGSGCLLLTLLNAWPKAAGVGVDISAEALDVAAENTHRLGLDARAQFILKDAFIPGALAALGATALKFTHIVSNPPYIPDGDIAGLEPDVRDYEPLLALKGGRDGLDAYRAILDGVGDILAPTGKVYLEVGKGQHRDVIALADQRGLDVVGVDKDISSVERCVILHPRVRSRTAPIEGS; this is translated from the coding sequence GTGACTAGAATCGGCGAGGCGTTCAAGGATGCGACGGACAAGTTGCGCGCCGCCGGGATCGATAGCGCTCGCCTGGACGCGCGTCTGCTGGTGGCTCAGGCCGTCGGTGGTGCGCCGACCATGGTGTTGAGCGCCCGGGAGAGGGAGATGACGGCGGCGCAAAGCGCCGTCCTGGCGGCATCGTTGCGCCGCCGTCGGGCGCGCGAGCCGATGGCGCATATTTTGGGTGAGCGGGAATTCTGGAGCCTACCGTTCAAGATTACGGCGCACACGCTGATTCCCAGGGCGGACAGCGAAACCCTGATCGCGGCGGCCTTGCGCGACGCCCCTGGCGATGGTGCGGGGATACGTATTTTGGATATTGGCGTGGGGTCTGGGTGTCTGCTGTTGACCTTGCTCAACGCCTGGCCCAAGGCCGCCGGGGTTGGCGTCGATATCTCGGCGGAGGCGCTCGACGTCGCGGCGGAAAATACGCACCGTCTCGGTCTTGATGCACGCGCCCAATTTATCCTCAAGGACGCCTTCATCCCCGGTGCGTTGGCTGCGTTGGGTGCGACGGCGCTGAAATTTACGCATATCGTCAGCAATCCGCCGTATATTCCCGATGGCGACATTGCGGGACTTGAGCCCGATGTGCGCGATTACGAGCCGCTCCTGGCCTTGAAAGGGGGGCGAGATGGACTTGACGCCTATCGCGCCATCTTGGACGGGGTCGGCGACATTCTGGCGCCAACGGGAAAAGTGTACCTGGAAGTCGGCAAGGGGCAGCACCGCGATGTTATCGCGTTGGCCGATCAACGGGGGCTGGATGTTGTTGGCGTGGACAAAGACATTTCGTCGGTTGAACGCTGTGTTATTTTGCACCCGAGAGTAAGGTCAAGGACCGCGCCCATCGAGGGCTCTTGA
- the prfA gene encoding peptide chain release factor 1 produces MVSLDENLVRVVSRYRELEALLGAPDAAQDKAFVSMSKEYADLGPVVAAIEALDDARRELEDLESLAEDGDGEREVRDLAEAEAAQIKARLPVLERELQVMLLPKDAADDKNAILEVRAGTGGDEAALFAADLFRMYQRYSEARGWKFEVLELNETGIGGYKEAIANISGPGAFARLKYESGVHRVQRVPETESGGRIHTSAATVAVLPEAEDVDIQIDEKDLRIDTYRSQGAGGQHVNTTDSAIRITHLPSGVVVTCQDEKSQHKNKAKAMKVLRSRLYDHQRQTLDAERAASRKGQVGSGDRSQRIRTYNFPQGRISDHRINLTLHKLDRVMAGELDELIDALTTEDQAARLAELS; encoded by the coding sequence TTGGTAAGCCTTGACGAAAATTTGGTTCGCGTGGTTTCGCGGTATCGCGAATTGGAGGCGTTGTTGGGCGCGCCCGACGCGGCCCAGGACAAAGCGTTTGTGAGCATGTCGAAGGAGTACGCCGATCTGGGTCCGGTGGTCGCGGCCATCGAGGCGCTGGATGATGCCCGGCGCGAACTCGAAGACCTGGAAAGTTTGGCTGAAGATGGTGATGGCGAACGGGAAGTGCGCGACCTCGCCGAGGCCGAGGCGGCGCAGATCAAGGCCCGGCTTCCGGTTTTGGAACGCGAACTTCAGGTGATGTTGCTGCCCAAGGACGCGGCGGACGACAAAAACGCGATCTTGGAAGTGCGCGCGGGAACCGGCGGTGACGAGGCGGCTTTGTTCGCCGCCGATTTGTTTCGCATGTATCAGCGTTACAGCGAGGCGCGGGGTTGGAAATTCGAGGTGCTGGAGCTTAACGAGACCGGTATCGGCGGCTACAAGGAAGCGATCGCCAATATTTCCGGGCCGGGGGCGTTCGCCCGTCTGAAATATGAATCGGGCGTGCACCGGGTGCAGCGCGTTCCGGAAACCGAATCGGGCGGGCGCATTCATACCTCGGCGGCGACCGTCGCGGTCTTGCCCGAGGCCGAAGACGTCGATATCCAGATCGACGAAAAAGACCTCAGGATCGACACCTATCGCTCCCAGGGCGCGGGCGGGCAGCATGTCAACACCACCGACAGCGCGATCCGCATCACGCATCTCCCCTCCGGCGTGGTGGTGACCTGTCAGGACGAAAAATCGCAGCACAAGAACAAGGCCAAGGCGATGAAGGTGTTGCGTTCGCGCCTGTACGACCACCAGCGCCAGACGCTGGACGCCGAGCGCGCCGCCTCGCGCAAGGGACAGGTCGGCTCGGGCGACCGCTCGCAGCGTATTCGCACCTATAACTTTCCCCAGGGACGGATCAGCGATCACCGCATCAATCTGACCTTGCACAAACTGGATCGGGTGATGGCCGGCGAGTTGGACGAACTGATCGACGCGCTAACCACCGAGGACCAAGCCGCGCGCTTGGCGGAATTATCGTGA
- the hemA gene encoding glutamyl-tRNA reductase: MADTAVQPGQTLVVGANHRSSALVVRDRLFVEDAVAPFILGQLRAQGIDCAMVLSTCDRVEVAAMHADARGGERKIREILAAYAMMPIEDLEGQVYTLTGEAAVRHIFTVAASLDSAMVGEPQVLGQVKAAHRLASGEGMVAPAFERLLQAAYGAAKRVRSETAIGARPVSMASSAVELVRDLHGDPARLSGVMIGVGDMGELIARDMLAAGLNRMSVVHTRIARAEFLAKELGCHVDSIDDLEALLASADVVISALGERHHVIGTELVRAAIAKRRNKPIFIIDAGVPGDVDPAVNAIDEAFLYDLADLERVALRGRASREHEAAGAQVIVDEELAAFLHDRAERAAVPILARLRAHVEEMRLKALADAQGDGEKATRLLVNRLMHHPSEMMRALAAHDPEHWRRMADTICAVFDLPAGAEDGGVDADPAGDDDGDRQ; this comes from the coding sequence ATGGCCGACACCGCAGTTCAACCGGGGCAGACCCTCGTCGTCGGCGCCAACCACCGTTCGAGCGCCTTGGTGGTGCGCGACCGGTTGTTTGTCGAAGACGCCGTCGCGCCGTTTATTCTCGGCCAGTTGCGCGCCCAAGGGATCGACTGCGCGATGGTCCTGTCAACCTGCGACCGGGTCGAGGTGGCGGCCATGCACGCCGACGCGCGTGGAGGGGAACGTAAGATTCGCGAGATTTTGGCGGCCTATGCGATGATGCCGATCGAAGACCTTGAGGGTCAAGTCTACACCCTGACGGGTGAGGCCGCGGTGCGTCACATTTTTACCGTCGCCGCGTCGCTGGACAGCGCCATGGTCGGCGAGCCCCAGGTGTTGGGCCAGGTCAAGGCCGCCCATCGTCTGGCGTCCGGCGAAGGTATGGTGGCGCCCGCTTTTGAACGGCTCTTGCAGGCCGCTTACGGGGCCGCGAAAAGGGTGCGCAGCGAGACGGCGATCGGCGCGCGCCCGGTCTCGATGGCTTCCTCGGCGGTCGAACTGGTGCGCGATCTGCACGGCGATCCCGCGCGCCTGAGTGGCGTGATGATCGGGGTCGGCGATATGGGCGAATTGATCGCGCGCGATATGTTGGCGGCGGGATTGAACCGGATGAGCGTGGTCCACACCCGGATCGCGCGGGCGGAATTCCTGGCCAAGGAACTGGGCTGCCACGTCGATAGCATCGACGACCTGGAGGCGTTGCTGGCGAGCGCCGATGTCGTCATCAGCGCCCTCGGCGAACGCCATCACGTCATTGGAACCGAATTGGTGCGCGCGGCCATCGCCAAACGGCGCAATAAACCGATTTTCATTATCGACGCCGGTGTGCCCGGTGACGTTGACCCGGCGGTCAACGCCATCGACGAGGCTTTTTTGTATGATCTGGCCGACCTTGAGCGGGTGGCGCTGCGCGGACGCGCCAGCCGGGAACACGAGGCGGCGGGTGCGCAGGTGATTGTCGATGAGGAACTTGCCGCCTTTCTGCACGATCGCGCCGAACGGGCGGCGGTTCCCATCTTGGCGCGCTTGCGCGCCCATGTCGAGGAAATGCGCTTGAAGGCGCTCGCCGACGCCCAGGGCGATGGCGAAAAGGCCACCCGTCTGTTGGTCAACCGTCTGATGCATCATCCCAGCGAGATGATGCGTGCGTTGGCGGCGCACGACCCCGAGCATTGGCGGCGCATGGCCGATACCATCTGCGCCGTATTCGATTTACCCGCCGGGGCCGAAGACGGCGGCGTGGACGCAGACCCCGCCGGTGACGACGACGGCGATCGGCAGTGA
- the hisS gene encoding histidine--tRNA ligase: MSALKPVRGTHDLLPDEKRRHGFVAARARAVASLYGYEEISTPIFESTDVFSRTLGDTSDIVTKEMYTFEDRGGDLLTLRPEGTAGIARAYISGGWQQISPLKVFYQGPMFRYERPQKGRLRQFHQVGVELLGIAQPQGDVEAIAMGAHVLEALGVKDKVTLELNSLGDEKSRRDYRTRLVAFLNDHRDALSEDSKARLERNPLRILDSKDAGDRAIIADAPLMRDSFTDEAKIFFDTVMGGLDALEIAYRVNQRLVRGLDYYCHTAFEFMTTALGAQGTVLAGGRYDGLIRQMGGPVTPGIGWAAGVERLAMLIDEPPAPQPMIALVPTGEDMQNSALVLADRLRKGGVRVDLGYAGNVGKRMKRANKIGAAAAIVMGADEYAREAVTVRDMRSGEQNEVAICALAEHLARFS; encoded by the coding sequence ATGTCTGCCTTAAAGCCCGTACGCGGAACCCACGACCTTCTTCCCGATGAAAAGCGCCGTCACGGTTTTGTCGCCGCGCGCGCGCGCGCGGTGGCGAGCCTGTACGGTTACGAAGAAATTTCGACCCCCATTTTCGAATCCACCGACGTTTTCTCGCGCACCCTGGGCGACACCTCGGACATCGTGACCAAGGAAATGTATACCTTCGAGGATCGCGGCGGCGATCTGTTGACGCTGCGCCCGGAAGGCACCGCCGGAATCGCGCGGGCCTATATTTCGGGGGGGTGGCAGCAGATATCTCCGCTCAAGGTGTTTTATCAAGGGCCGATGTTCCGTTATGAACGTCCCCAAAAAGGCCGTCTGCGCCAATTTCATCAGGTCGGCGTCGAACTTCTGGGGATCGCCCAGCCCCAGGGCGATGTCGAGGCGATCGCCATGGGCGCGCACGTTCTTGAGGCATTGGGCGTGAAGGACAAGGTCACGCTCGAACTGAACAGCTTGGGCGACGAGAAAAGCCGCCGGGATTATCGGACCCGACTGGTGGCCTTTTTGAACGATCACCGCGATGCCCTGTCCGAGGACAGTAAGGCGCGTCTGGAACGCAATCCGCTGCGTATCCTCGATTCCAAGGACGCGGGCGATCGCGCCATCATCGCCGACGCGCCGTTGATGAGGGACAGTTTCACCGACGAGGCGAAGATCTTTTTCGATACCGTCATGGGCGGCTTGGACGCCCTGGAGATTGCCTATCGGGTTAATCAGCGCCTGGTGCGTGGGTTGGATTATTATTGTCATACCGCGTTCGAATTCATGACCACCGCCCTGGGTGCGCAGGGAACGGTATTGGCGGGCGGGCGCTATGACGGCCTGATCCGGCAAATGGGCGGCCCGGTGACCCCAGGCATTGGTTGGGCGGCGGGCGTCGAAAGGCTGGCCATGCTGATCGACGAGCCGCCGGCGCCCCAACCGATGATCGCCCTGGTGCCGACCGGCGAAGACATGCAAAATTCAGCCCTGGTCCTGGCCGATCGCTTGCGCAAGGGGGGGGTTCGCGTTGACCTCGGCTACGCGGGCAATGTGGGAAAAAGAATGAAGCGCGCCAACAAGATCGGGGCGGCGGCGGCGATCGTAATGGGCGCCGACGAATATGCCCGCGAGGCCGTCACGGTGCGCGACATGCGCAGCGGCGAACAGAACGAAGTCGCGATTTGCGCCCTGGCGGAGCATCTTGCGCGGTTTAGTTAG
- the ispG gene encoding flavodoxin-dependent (E)-4-hydroxy-3-methylbut-2-enyl-diphosphate synthase, with amino-acid sequence MSERETPYQQRRRVSSVRIGDVLIGGGHPVVVQSMTNTDTADVTASVNQVAALARAGSQLVRLTVDRDAAAKAVPLVRERLDAMGVEVPLIGDFHYIGHKLLADNPACAEALAKYRINPGNVGFGEKKDVQFSAMIETAVRHGKPVRIGVNWGSLDQDLAQRMMDDNARRAVPLDPRAVTREALVASALQSARRAEELGLARERIVLSCKVSDVQDLIFVYRTLAERGDYALHLGLTEAGMGVKGMVGSSAALAILLSEGIGDTIRVSLTPEPGGPRTQEVRVAQELLQSMGLRAFTPQVTACPGCGRTTSSVFQDLAQRIEARVHARMTQWRETYDGVENLKLAVMGCIVNGPGESKHANIGISLPGTGEQPSAPVFIDGRKVTTLRGAGIGEAFEEIVEDYVRTHYPKKSTKGDAPAAAE; translated from the coding sequence ATGAGCGAACGCGAAACGCCGTATCAACAACGCCGCAGGGTTTCGTCCGTGCGCATCGGCGATGTGTTGATCGGCGGCGGCCATCCGGTGGTGGTGCAGTCGATGACCAATACGGACACCGCCGATGTGACGGCGAGCGTGAACCAAGTGGCGGCGCTGGCCCGCGCCGGCTCCCAATTGGTGCGCTTGACGGTGGACCGCGACGCGGCGGCCAAGGCGGTGCCGTTGGTGCGCGAACGGCTCGACGCGATGGGTGTCGAGGTGCCGCTGATTGGGGATTTTCATTACATCGGTCATAAATTGCTGGCCGACAACCCGGCCTGTGCCGAGGCCTTGGCGAAGTACCGCATCAACCCCGGCAATGTCGGCTTCGGCGAAAAAAAAGACGTCCAATTCTCGGCGATGATCGAAACCGCCGTGCGCCACGGAAAGCCGGTGCGCATCGGCGTCAACTGGGGCAGCCTGGATCAAGATTTGGCCCAGCGGATGATGGACGATAACGCCCGGCGCGCGGTTCCGTTGGACCCGCGCGCCGTTACGCGCGAGGCGCTTGTCGCCTCGGCGCTGCAAAGCGCTAGGCGCGCCGAAGAATTAGGACTCGCCCGCGAGCGCATCGTGTTGTCGTGCAAGGTCAGCGATGTCCAGGATTTGATTTTCGTTTATCGCACGCTCGCCGAGCGGGGCGATTACGCGCTCCACCTGGGGCTGACCGAGGCGGGCATGGGCGTCAAAGGCATGGTCGGATCCAGCGCCGCCTTGGCGATTTTGTTAAGCGAGGGGATCGGCGATACGATCCGCGTTTCCCTGACCCCCGAACCGGGAGGCCCACGCACCCAGGAAGTCCGCGTCGCCCAGGAATTATTGCAAAGCATGGGGCTGCGCGCCTTCACGCCCCAGGTCACGGCGTGTCCGGGGTGTGGACGGACCACGTCGAGCGTCTTTCAGGACCTCGCCCAGCGCATCGAAGCGCGGGTTCATGCACGAATGACCCAGTGGCGCGAAACCTATGATGGGGTTGAAAATTTAAAGTTGGCGGTGATGGGCTGCATCGTCAATGGCCCCGGCGAAAGCAAGCACGCCAATATCGGGATCAGTCTGCCCGGCACGGGCGAGCAGCCGTCGGCGCCGGTCTTCATCGACGGGCGCAAGGTGACGACCCTGCGTGGCGCGGGGATCGGCGAGGCGTTCGAAGAAATTGTCGAAGATTACGTGCGCACCCATTATCCCAAGAAATCGACCAAGGGCGATGCCCCCGCCGCGGCCGAATAA
- a CDS encoding DUF4115 domain-containing protein, translated as MTEASRITVHAKANSWIQIRDEKANQTLFTRLLRAGAEFRVPDRAGLRLVTGNAGALEITVDGKPVPPIGGEGAVRQDVVLDPARLKAGTAVIN; from the coding sequence GTGACGGAAGCATCGCGGATTACCGTGCACGCCAAGGCCAACAGCTGGATCCAAATTCGTGATGAAAAGGCCAACCAAACCCTGTTTACGCGCCTGCTGCGCGCCGGGGCGGAGTTTCGGGTCCCCGATCGCGCCGGGTTGCGTCTGGTCACCGGCAACGCGGGCGCCCTGGAAATCACGGTCGATGGCAAGCCGGTGCCCCCGATCGGTGGGGAAGGGGCGGTGCGCCAGGACGTGGTGCTCGACCCCGCACGCCTGAAAGCGGGCACCGCCGTGATCAATTAA